A single Patagioenas fasciata isolate bPatFas1 chromosome 29, bPatFas1.hap1, whole genome shotgun sequence DNA region contains:
- the FGF11 gene encoding LOW QUALITY PROTEIN: fibroblast growth factor 11 (The sequence of the model RefSeq protein was modified relative to this genomic sequence to represent the inferred CDS: inserted 2 bases in 1 codon) produces MAALASSLIRQRRGGXRTRPPPRAQGPPRPPGARAPPSLCQQQLRGLVSKVRACGRRRRPREKPPEPQLRGAIARLRCGHGHFLHMGTDGRLDGTWEEAGPGTLFNLIPVGLRVVAIQGALAGRYVAMNGAGLVYASVHFTAECRFKECVFENYHVLYASAVYRQRRSGRAWYLGLDRHGRPMAGHRVRKDKAAAHFLPQLLEVALYREPSLHEVEEPPGDPPEAT; encoded by the exons ATGGCGGCGCTGGCCAGCTCGCTGATCCGGCAGCGCCGGGGGGG AAGgacgcgcccccccccccgcgcgcagggccccccccgcccccccggcgcGCGCGCGCCCCCCtccctgtgccagcagcagctgcGCGGGCTCGTGAGCAAAGTGCGCGCGTGCGGGAGGAGGCGGCGCCCCCGCGAGAAACCGCCCG aacCGCAGCTCCGTGGCGCCATCGCGAGGCTTCGCTGCGGCCACGGGCACTTCCTGCACATGGGGACGGACGGACGGCTGGACGGGACCTGGGAGGAGGCGGGGCCTGGAA cgCTGTTCAACCTGATCCCCGTGGGGCTGCGCGTGGTCGCCATCCAGGGGGCGCTGGCCGGGCGCTACGTGGCCATGAACGGCGCGGGGCTGGTGTACGCGTCG GTGCACTTCACGGCCGAGTGCCGGTTCAAGGAGTGCGTGTTCGAGAACTACCACGTGCTCTACGCCTCGGCCGTTTACCGGCAGCGCCGCTCGGGCCGCGCCTGGTACCTGGGGCTGGACCGGCACGGCCGCCCCATGGCCGGGCACCGCGTGCGCAAGGACAAGGCGGCCGCGCACTTCCTGCCGCAGCTGCTCGAGg tggcCCTTTACCGGGAGCCATCGCTGCACGAGGTGGAGGAGccgcccggggacccccccgaggCCACGTAG